In Schlegelella aquatica, one DNA window encodes the following:
- a CDS encoding 5-(carboxyamino)imidazole ribonucleotide synthase, with translation MSATARPLLPGEATLGVLGGGQLGRMFVHAAQRLGYTTVVLDPDEASPAGQVAHEHVRADYLDAAALARLAERCDALTTEFENVPADALATLAAQRPVAPGASAVAVCQDRRLEKAHFRASGVPCAPYAEITQEQDLAVEASLLPGILKTARLGYDGKGQVPVATPEELRAAWERLGRVPCVLERRLDLAFEISVIVARNAHGEVVHFPVQQNLHRGGILAVTTVPAPQASPAQQMQAVQAAEAIAASLGYVGVLCVEFFVLADGSLVANEMAPRPHNSGHYTIDACDLSQFDLQVRAMTGLPLVTPRQHSPAIMLNLLGDLWQTPAGPRTPAWDAVLALAGTHLHLYGKTEARPGRKMGHLNVTAATPEDARAVALRCAELLGLAPF, from the coding sequence ATGAGCGCAACGGCGCGTCCCCTCCTGCCTGGCGAGGCCACGCTCGGCGTGCTCGGTGGCGGCCAACTCGGCCGCATGTTCGTGCACGCCGCCCAGCGGCTCGGCTACACCACCGTCGTGCTGGACCCGGACGAGGCCAGCCCGGCCGGTCAGGTGGCGCACGAGCATGTGCGGGCCGATTACCTCGATGCCGCCGCCCTCGCCCGCCTGGCCGAGCGTTGCGACGCCCTCACGACCGAGTTCGAGAACGTGCCGGCCGATGCGTTGGCGACGCTGGCTGCGCAGCGTCCGGTGGCGCCAGGCGCCTCGGCCGTCGCCGTCTGCCAGGACCGCCGCCTGGAGAAGGCCCATTTCCGCGCCAGCGGGGTCCCCTGCGCGCCCTATGCCGAGATCACGCAGGAGCAGGACCTCGCCGTCGAGGCGTCCCTGTTGCCGGGCATCCTGAAGACCGCGCGCCTGGGCTACGACGGCAAGGGCCAGGTGCCGGTGGCCACTCCCGAGGAACTGCGCGCGGCGTGGGAGCGCCTGGGGCGCGTGCCCTGCGTGCTGGAGCGACGGCTCGATCTGGCGTTCGAGATCAGCGTCATCGTCGCGCGCAACGCCCATGGCGAGGTGGTGCACTTCCCCGTGCAGCAGAACCTGCATCGCGGCGGCATCCTCGCCGTCACGACCGTGCCGGCCCCGCAAGCATCGCCCGCGCAGCAAATGCAGGCGGTGCAGGCGGCCGAGGCGATCGCCGCCTCGCTGGGGTATGTGGGGGTGCTGTGCGTGGAGTTCTTCGTGCTGGCCGACGGCTCGCTCGTTGCCAACGAGATGGCGCCCCGCCCACACAACTCCGGCCACTACACGATCGACGCTTGCGACCTCTCCCAGTTCGACCTCCAGGTGCGCGCGATGACGGGCTTGCCGCTGGTGACACCGCGCCAGCATTCGCCGGCGATCATGCTCAACCTGCTCGGCGATCTGTGGCAGACGCCGGCAGGCCCGCGGACACCGGCATGGGATGCGGTGCTGGCCCTGGCGGGCACGCATTTGCATCTTTACGGCAAGACCGAGGCTCGCCCCGGGCGCAAGATGGGCCACCTCAACGTCACCGCCGCCACCCCCGAGGACGCCCGCGCGGTGGCGCTGCGCTGCGCGGAACTGCTCGGCCTCGCGCCGTTCTGA
- a CDS encoding L-threonylcarbamoyladenylate synthase yields MARLLDPSNPSHLAEAVDALAAGRLVAFPTETVYGLGADAGNDAAVAGIYAAKGRPADHPLIVHVPNAAAALALVSALPPMARKLMDAFWPGPVTVIVPRREGLATAAAGGQATIGLRCPAHPVAHQLLEACARRGLVGLAAPSANLFGRISPTTAQHVAHEFGDDVLVLDGGPCQVGIESTIIDCSREHPVLLRPGTLPRARLEAVLGEPLRERDEAAPRASGTLAAHYAPRAKLRLMDARTLQSALDVLGDARPPVAVYSRTVRVPRGLVHRRMPDDAERAAHELFAVLRELDAQGVSLIWVETPPDAPEWDGVRDRLVRAAAA; encoded by the coding sequence GTGGCGCGCCTGCTGGACCCCTCGAACCCCTCGCATCTGGCCGAAGCGGTGGACGCGCTGGCGGCCGGCCGGCTGGTCGCCTTCCCGACCGAGACGGTGTACGGGCTGGGGGCCGACGCGGGCAACGATGCGGCAGTGGCCGGCATCTACGCCGCCAAGGGGCGGCCGGCCGACCACCCGCTCATCGTGCACGTGCCGAACGCCGCGGCCGCCCTGGCGCTGGTGAGCGCCTTGCCGCCGATGGCGCGCAAGCTGATGGACGCCTTCTGGCCCGGGCCGGTCACGGTGATCGTGCCACGGCGGGAGGGCCTGGCCACGGCCGCCGCGGGCGGGCAGGCCACCATCGGGCTGCGCTGCCCGGCGCACCCGGTCGCGCACCAACTGCTGGAGGCCTGCGCGCGCCGGGGCCTCGTCGGCCTCGCGGCGCCGAGCGCCAACCTCTTCGGCCGTATCAGCCCGACGACGGCCCAGCACGTGGCCCATGAGTTCGGCGACGACGTGCTGGTGCTCGACGGCGGGCCCTGCCAGGTCGGCATCGAGTCCACCATCATCGACTGCTCGCGAGAGCACCCGGTGCTGCTGCGCCCCGGCACGCTGCCGCGCGCCCGGCTGGAGGCGGTGCTCGGGGAGCCGCTGCGCGAGCGCGACGAGGCCGCTCCGCGGGCTTCGGGCACTCTGGCCGCGCACTACGCGCCGCGCGCCAAGCTGAGGCTGATGGACGCGCGCACGCTGCAATCGGCGCTCGATGTGCTCGGCGATGCGCGCCCGCCGGTGGCGGTATATTCGCGTACCGTGCGAGTGCCGCGCGGGCTCGTCCATCGGCGCATGCCGGACGACGCCGAACGGGCCGCCCACGAACTCTTCGCCGTGCTGCGCGAACTCGACGCGCAAGGCGTCTCGCTGATCTGGGTCGAAACCCCGCCCGACGCTCCCGAATGGGACGGGGTGCGCGACCGTCTCGTGCGGGCGGCCGCTGCCTGA
- a CDS encoding SemiSWEET transporter, translating into MTAFAMTDLLGFAAATLTTASFLPQAWLTFRTRDVSGISLGMYSVFTLGIALWLAYGIAIGDAPIIVANLVTLTLAASILAMKVAYSARDRRRG; encoded by the coding sequence ATGACTGCCTTCGCCATGACCGATTTGCTCGGCTTTGCCGCCGCCACGCTCACCACGGCGTCCTTCCTGCCCCAGGCGTGGCTGACCTTCCGCACCCGCGACGTGAGCGGCATCTCGCTCGGGATGTACAGCGTGTTCACGCTCGGCATCGCGCTGTGGCTGGCCTACGGCATCGCGATCGGCGACGCGCCCATCATCGTCGCCAACCTGGTCACGCTGACGCTCGCGGCCTCGATCCTCGCGATGAAGGTCGCCTACTCGGCGCGCGACCGGCGCCGCGGCTGA
- the dacB gene encoding D-alanyl-D-alanine carboxypeptidase/D-alanyl-D-alanine endopeptidase — translation MGWKGSRWLGQALVPWVVGLWLLGASAARAALPAEVEAHLARAGLGRDSIAVVVAEAGAGGFRWAHREHEPVNPASLIKLVTTQAAFELLGPTYTWTTPVHVDGPVRDGVLQGSLYLRGTGDPKLVVERLWLLLRRVRQLGIEEIAGDIVLDRSAFQVPQIDPASFDGEPYRPYNVQPDALLVNFKSVALTFVPDPERGMARVVGEPPLAGVATDAVVPLDHGAPCTDWRAALKAELADASRIRFRGAYPLACGERTWHLAAAEPDRYNARAVEGLWRLLGGRLAGTVREGIVPPGAAQIAASESPPLAEIARDINKHSNNTMAAQVFLTLGLVRFGVGSPDEARRAVMEWAASRWPEAALQLQVDNGTGLSRRSRLTAALLARMLQAAWAAPYMPEFVSSLPVSGLDGTRRRARGASGVSHLKTGSLRDVAAIAGYVLSSSGRRYVLVAIVNHPQAGAARPALEALADWVARDLP, via the coding sequence ATGGGATGGAAGGGCAGCAGGTGGCTGGGGCAAGCGCTCGTGCCATGGGTCGTGGGCCTGTGGCTGCTCGGCGCGTCCGCCGCTCGCGCCGCGCTGCCTGCCGAGGTCGAGGCGCATCTGGCGCGGGCCGGCCTCGGGCGCGATTCCATCGCCGTGGTCGTGGCCGAGGCCGGTGCCGGCGGGTTCCGGTGGGCCCACCGCGAGCACGAGCCGGTGAACCCCGCGTCGCTGATCAAACTCGTGACGACGCAGGCCGCCTTCGAGCTGTTGGGTCCGACCTACACCTGGACCACCCCGGTTCACGTGGACGGGCCGGTGCGCGACGGCGTGCTGCAGGGCTCGCTCTACCTGCGCGGCACGGGCGACCCGAAGCTCGTGGTCGAGCGCCTGTGGCTGCTGTTGCGGCGGGTGCGGCAGCTCGGCATCGAGGAGATCGCAGGCGACATCGTGCTCGACCGCAGCGCGTTCCAGGTGCCGCAGATCGATCCGGCGAGCTTCGACGGCGAGCCGTACCGTCCCTACAACGTGCAGCCCGATGCCTTGCTCGTCAACTTCAAGTCGGTGGCGCTCACCTTCGTGCCCGACCCGGAGCGAGGCATGGCACGGGTGGTGGGGGAGCCGCCGCTGGCCGGTGTCGCGACCGACGCGGTCGTCCCGCTCGATCACGGGGCGCCCTGCACCGACTGGCGCGCCGCGCTCAAGGCAGAACTCGCCGACGCCTCGCGCATCCGCTTCCGCGGGGCGTATCCGCTGGCCTGCGGCGAGCGCACCTGGCACCTCGCCGCGGCCGAGCCCGACCGCTACAACGCGCGCGCCGTGGAGGGGCTGTGGCGGTTGCTGGGGGGGCGTCTGGCCGGCACGGTGCGCGAGGGCATCGTGCCGCCGGGGGCGGCGCAGATCGCGGCGAGCGAGTCGCCCCCGCTGGCCGAGATCGCCCGCGACATCAACAAGCACAGCAACAACACGATGGCCGCACAGGTGTTCCTCACGCTCGGCCTCGTGCGGTTCGGCGTGGGTTCGCCCGACGAGGCCCGCCGGGCGGTGATGGAGTGGGCCGCATCGCGCTGGCCCGAGGCGGCGCTGCAACTGCAGGTGGACAACGGCACGGGTCTCTCGCGCCGCTCGCGCCTCACGGCGGCCTTGCTGGCGCGGATGCTCCAGGCCGCCTGGGCAGCGCCTTACATGCCCGAGTTCGTGAGTTCGCTGCCCGTCAGCGGCCTGGATGGAACGCGTCGGCGTGCCCGAGGGGCTTCCGGCGTGTCGCATCTCAAGACCGGCTCGCTGCGCGACGTGGCAGCGATCGCCGGCTACGTGCTGTCCTCGAGCGGTCGGCGCTACGTCCTCGTCGCCATCGTCAACCACCCCCAGGCCGGCGCCGCGCGCCCTGCGTTGGAGGCCTTGGCCGACTGGGTCGCCCGGGATCTTCCATGA
- the tsaB gene encoding tRNA (adenosine(37)-N6)-threonylcarbamoyltransferase complex dimerization subunit type 1 TsaB, with protein MSSPCLLAIDTSSDLLCLGLAAGDRHWTYEQAGGALASAALLPRVLAMLDEAGLSVRDLEAIGFGRGPGAFTGLRTACSVAQGLALGTGAPLVPVDTLAVVAESVREQCAVRDVWVAQDARMGEVYAACYRWSGERWVTRVPPALYDPQALQVRMREEPADAVGGSALALHPGLASACPQAHPGARPAAPALLRLALGAWQRRETVDAAAALPLYLRDKVALTTAEREAMRGAGP; from the coding sequence ATGTCCTCCCCCTGCCTGCTCGCCATCGACACCTCCTCCGACTTGCTGTGCCTGGGCCTTGCGGCCGGCGATCGCCACTGGACGTACGAGCAAGCCGGTGGCGCGCTCGCGTCGGCCGCGCTGCTGCCGCGCGTGCTCGCCATGCTCGACGAAGCCGGGTTGTCCGTGCGTGACCTCGAGGCGATCGGGTTCGGACGCGGGCCCGGGGCCTTCACCGGGTTGCGTACCGCCTGCTCGGTCGCACAAGGCCTGGCACTGGGCACCGGCGCGCCGCTCGTGCCCGTGGACACACTGGCGGTGGTGGCCGAATCGGTGCGCGAGCAGTGCGCGGTGCGCGACGTTTGGGTGGCGCAGGATGCCCGAATGGGCGAGGTTTATGCCGCGTGCTACCGCTGGAGCGGCGAGCGCTGGGTGACACGCGTGCCCCCGGCGCTGTACGACCCGCAAGCGCTCCAGGTGCGGATGCGCGAAGAACCGGCCGACGCGGTCGGGGGTAGCGCGCTCGCCCTGCACCCCGGGCTCGCGAGCGCGTGCCCCCAGGCCCACCCCGGCGCACGGCCCGCTGCCCCGGCGCTGCTGCGGCTCGCGCTGGGCGCCTGGCAGCGCAGGGAGACGGTCGACGCCGCCGCCGCCTTGCCTCTCTACCTGCGCGACAAGGTCGCCCTCACCACCGCCGAGCGCGAGGCAATGCGGGGGGCCGGCCCATGA
- the rimI gene encoding ribosomal protein S18-alanine N-acetyltransferase translates to MNRNDTPGRLPVMALRTEHAAVRRLLPMTVAQLDRILAVETTAYEFPWTRGNFIDSLHAGYLARVLLGERDALLGYFVAMSGPAEMHLLNITVAPAHQGQGHAWYMLDALVDAARAEGALQLWLEVRQGNRRARQVYERYGFENVGVRRRYYPAAGGTREDAIVMSLAL, encoded by the coding sequence ATGAACCGCAACGACACCCCCGGCCGCCTTCCGGTGATGGCGCTGCGGACGGAACATGCCGCCGTCAGACGCCTCCTGCCGATGACGGTCGCCCAGCTCGATCGCATCCTGGCGGTGGAGACCACGGCCTACGAGTTCCCCTGGACGCGCGGCAATTTCATCGACTCGCTGCACGCGGGCTATCTCGCGCGGGTGCTCCTCGGCGAACGCGACGCGCTGCTCGGATATTTCGTGGCGATGTCGGGCCCCGCGGAGATGCATCTGCTCAACATCACGGTCGCACCGGCACACCAGGGCCAGGGCCATGCCTGGTACATGCTCGACGCCCTGGTCGACGCCGCGCGAGCCGAAGGCGCGCTGCAGTTGTGGCTCGAAGTGCGGCAAGGCAACCGCCGCGCGCGGCAGGTGTACGAGCGCTACGGCTTCGAGAACGTGGGGGTGCGCCGGCGCTACTACCCGGCCGCCGGCGGCACGCGCGAGGACGCGATCGTGATGAGCCTGGCCCTATGA
- a CDS encoding uracil-DNA glycosylase, which translates to MSWDAYKLALLREMGLTAWVRRDGAPTAEEADVQVRSAPAPAQDEAVAAPDAPWLPEPSPAAAVGVQGRRAGGVASMDWAALREAVASCTACKLCQGRRQTVFGVGAERAEWMIVGEAPGEQEDLKGEPFVGPAGKLLDQMLHAIGLAREPGAPRGQVYIANVLKCRPPHNRNPEPEEIAQCEPFLRRQIELVQPRIILAMGRFAVQTLLQSQEAIGRLRGRVHRYQGIPVVVTYHPAYLLRNLPDKAKAWEDLCLAVHQLRQERRATEV; encoded by the coding sequence ATGAGCTGGGACGCCTACAAGCTCGCCCTGCTGCGCGAAATGGGCTTGACGGCCTGGGTGCGGCGCGACGGCGCGCCCACGGCGGAAGAAGCGGACGTGCAAGTGCGGTCCGCCCCGGCGCCCGCGCAGGACGAGGCCGTTGCCGCACCCGATGCCCCCTGGCTGCCCGAGCCCTCGCCTGCTGCGGCGGTGGGTGTGCAGGGCCGGCGCGCAGGAGGCGTCGCCTCGATGGACTGGGCGGCGCTGCGCGAGGCGGTCGCCTCATGCACGGCCTGCAAGCTGTGCCAGGGCCGGCGGCAGACGGTGTTCGGCGTCGGGGCCGAGCGGGCCGAGTGGATGATCGTCGGCGAAGCCCCCGGCGAACAAGAGGACCTCAAAGGCGAGCCTTTCGTCGGGCCCGCGGGCAAACTGCTCGACCAGATGCTGCACGCCATCGGCCTCGCGCGCGAGCCCGGCGCCCCCCGCGGCCAGGTCTACATCGCCAACGTGCTCAAGTGCCGTCCGCCGCACAACCGCAATCCGGAGCCGGAGGAGATCGCCCAGTGCGAACCCTTCCTCAGGCGCCAGATCGAACTGGTGCAGCCGCGCATCATCCTGGCGATGGGGCGCTTCGCCGTGCAGACACTGCTGCAATCGCAGGAGGCGATCGGACGGCTGCGCGGACGCGTGCACCGGTATCAGGGCATCCCGGTGGTCGTGACGTACCACCCCGCCTATCTGCTGCGCAACCTGCCTGACAAAGCCAAGGCCTGGGAGGACCTGTGCCTGGCCGTGCACCAGCTCCGGCAGGAGCGCCGGGCGACCGAAGTTTGA
- a CDS encoding magnesium transporter CorA family protein: MRIFHVGERLLELPERPATLPEQGYLWIGTTREEFEAEVPQIQASLQRWTGAPLVDLHISDLLNRQLPSHFDYTSTYDVLVFRRLAAGVGSAELFTDEAAGTLAVARQVLDAIDTSPVGFVRFDRVLLTVHPAECQVREFFIARLAQTARAAPDARVEGRGASSRLPTSPADQMLRMVNHMVDGYLELRRLLTRQLGYLQHELLRPHGQFRGWRVLLDSRNALHLLEDICEDQRSAVQEWIDALEEWPAPADEQSFRERELLSVRSRDVLEHIERVLSHVRRLESSAETAVQMHFSVQSNRANNIMRTLTVLTAIFLPLNLITGFFGMNFDALPLIHSTTGVWIALGVMAVIGLGLALFFWRKRYLESSH; encoded by the coding sequence ATGCGCATCTTCCACGTCGGCGAACGACTGCTGGAGCTGCCCGAGCGGCCCGCGACGCTGCCGGAGCAGGGGTACCTGTGGATCGGCACCACGCGCGAGGAGTTCGAGGCGGAGGTGCCGCAGATCCAGGCTTCGCTGCAGCGTTGGACCGGCGCGCCGCTGGTGGACCTGCACATCTCCGACCTGCTGAACCGTCAGCTGCCCTCGCACTTCGACTACACGTCCACCTACGACGTGCTGGTGTTCCGGCGGCTGGCGGCCGGGGTGGGCAGCGCAGAGCTCTTCACCGACGAGGCCGCGGGAACCCTCGCGGTGGCCCGGCAGGTGCTGGATGCGATCGACACCAGCCCCGTCGGTTTCGTGCGGTTCGACCGCGTCTTGCTCACGGTGCATCCGGCCGAGTGCCAGGTGCGCGAGTTCTTCATTGCGCGGCTCGCGCAAACGGCGCGTGCCGCGCCCGATGCGAGGGTCGAAGGGCGGGGCGCGTCCTCGCGTCTGCCCACGAGCCCGGCCGACCAGATGCTGCGCATGGTCAACCACATGGTCGACGGCTACCTCGAGCTGCGGCGCCTGCTCACACGCCAGCTGGGCTACTTGCAGCACGAGCTGCTGCGCCCCCACGGGCAGTTCAGGGGCTGGCGCGTGCTGCTGGACTCGCGCAACGCGCTTCATCTGCTGGAGGACATCTGCGAGGACCAGCGCAGCGCGGTCCAGGAATGGATCGACGCGTTGGAGGAATGGCCCGCACCGGCCGACGAGCAGTCGTTTCGCGAGCGCGAGCTGCTGAGCGTGCGCTCGCGCGACGTGCTGGAACACATCGAGCGCGTGCTCAGCCACGTGCGCAGGCTGGAGTCCTCGGCCGAGACGGCGGTGCAGATGCACTTCTCGGTGCAGAGCAACCGGGCCAACAACATCATGCGCACGCTGACCGTGCTGACGGCGATCTTCCTGCCGCTCAACCTGATCACCGGCTTCTTCGGAATGAATTTCGACGCGCTGCCGCTCATCCACAGCACCACCGGCGTGTGGATCGCGCTCGGCGTCATGGCTGTGATCGGTCTGGGCCTCGCGCTCTTCTTTTGGCGCAAGCGCTACCTCGAGTCGAGCCACTGA
- the hemB gene encoding porphobilinogen synthase, with the protein MHSPAPFPAARPRRLRRDDFTRRLVREHRLTVDDLIYPVFVLEGQNRVQDVASMPGVQRLSLDRLLPVAEQCVALGVPVMALFPVIEPSRKTPDGREACNPEGLVPTVVRELKQRFPQLGVLTDVALDPYTTHGQDGLIDDTGYILNDETVQVLVQQALVQAQAGVDIVAPSDMMDGRIGAIRQALEGAGQVHTRIMAYSAKYASAFYGPFRDAVGSKANLGKSDKKVYQMDPGNTDEALREVAMDLAEGADMVMVKPGMPYLDVVRRVKDEFRVPTFAYQVSGEYAMLKAAAAQGWLDHDAVMMESLLAFKRAGADGVLTYFALEAARLLKTPG; encoded by the coding sequence TTGCACAGCCCCGCCCCTTTTCCCGCCGCCCGTCCCCGCCGTCTTCGCCGCGACGACTTCACTCGCCGGCTCGTGCGCGAGCATCGGCTCACGGTCGATGACCTCATCTACCCGGTGTTCGTGCTCGAGGGCCAGAACCGGGTGCAGGACGTCGCATCGATGCCCGGCGTTCAGCGCCTGAGCCTCGACCGCCTGTTGCCGGTGGCCGAGCAGTGCGTCGCGCTCGGGGTGCCGGTGATGGCGCTCTTCCCGGTGATCGAGCCCTCGCGCAAGACGCCGGACGGCCGCGAGGCCTGCAATCCCGAGGGGCTCGTGCCGACCGTAGTGCGCGAACTCAAGCAGCGTTTCCCGCAACTGGGCGTGCTCACCGATGTCGCGCTCGACCCCTACACCACGCACGGCCAGGACGGCCTGATCGACGACACCGGCTACATCCTCAACGACGAGACGGTGCAGGTGCTGGTACAGCAGGCGCTGGTGCAGGCGCAGGCGGGCGTGGACATCGTCGCGCCCAGCGACATGATGGACGGCCGCATCGGCGCGATCCGCCAGGCGCTGGAGGGCGCGGGGCAGGTTCACACCCGCATCATGGCCTACAGCGCCAAGTACGCGAGCGCTTTCTACGGCCCCTTCCGCGACGCAGTCGGCTCCAAGGCCAACCTGGGCAAGAGCGACAAGAAGGTCTATCAGATGGACCCGGGCAACACCGACGAGGCCTTGCGCGAGGTGGCGATGGATCTGGCCGAAGGCGCCGACATGGTCATGGTCAAGCCCGGCATGCCATACCTGGACGTGGTACGCCGCGTGAAGGACGAGTTCCGCGTGCCGACTTTCGCCTACCAGGTCAGTGGCGAATACGCGATGCTCAAGGCGGCGGCCGCACAAGGGTGGCTCGACCACGACGCGGTGATGATGGAGTCGCTGTTGGCCTTCAAACGTGCCGGGGCCGACGGCGTGCTCACCTATTTCGCCCTCGAAGCGGCCAGGCTGCTGAAGACTCCCGGCTGA
- a CDS encoding CopD family protein — translation MLWIKALHIVFVTSWFAGLFYLPRIFVNLAMVPADSQAERERLLLMAHRLYRFMTMLMVPALGFGLWLWLGYGIGRGPGNGWMHAKLALVVALLGYHHYCRRLLRGFEQRTNRHSDVWYRWFNEAPVVVLLLVAILVVVKPF, via the coding sequence ATGCTCTGGATCAAAGCACTGCATATCGTCTTCGTGACGAGTTGGTTCGCCGGTCTTTTCTATTTGCCGCGCATCTTCGTCAATCTTGCCATGGTGCCCGCAGACAGCCAGGCCGAGCGTGAGCGCTTGTTGCTGATGGCACATCGGCTGTACCGCTTCATGACGATGCTGATGGTGCCGGCACTCGGGTTCGGGCTGTGGCTGTGGCTGGGCTATGGCATCGGCCGGGGCCCGGGCAATGGCTGGATGCATGCCAAGCTCGCGCTCGTGGTCGCCCTGCTCGGCTACCACCACTACTGCCGGCGATTGCTGCGCGGCTTCGAGCAACGCACCAACCGCCACAGCGACGTGTGGTACCGTTGGTTCAACGAGGCGCCGGTGGTCGTGCTGCTGCTGGTGGCGATCCTCGTCGTCGTCAAGCCGTTCTGA
- a CDS encoding VanZ family protein gives MARRRSSLAPLALLYAALIVYASLYPFGEWQAPRTTWWRFLTGEWPRWWTAFDLVSNLLGYLPLGLLAAGAALRAGHGGARSALTACAAAALLSFTLESLQNFLPGRVPSNVDLALNIAGAALGAAVAVSLQALGWMARWQSLRDRWFLPQAPGGLALLFAWPAALLFPVPLPLGVGQVLDRAYHAWLDAVQDTPLQDLVVLPVDPAAFPPLAPAWELVAVTLGLLAPAMLAYSLTPPTWRRGVIVVLLAIAGFGATTLSTALNFGPHSALGWITDATPLGWGLGLTAAWVLVFLPPRAAAAAGLAMLLGLLVLVNAAPTDPYYASSLQAWEQGRFIRFHGLAQWLGWLWPYAALLYLLARLLGREAAPKIAG, from the coding sequence ATGGCACGACGTCGCAGCTCGCTGGCCCCGCTGGCGCTGCTGTATGCCGCGCTGATCGTCTACGCGAGCCTCTATCCGTTCGGCGAATGGCAAGCACCGCGCACGACGTGGTGGCGCTTCCTGACCGGGGAGTGGCCTCGCTGGTGGACGGCCTTCGACCTCGTCTCGAACCTGCTCGGCTACCTGCCACTGGGGCTGTTGGCCGCGGGCGCGGCCTTGCGAGCCGGCCACGGGGGCGCGCGGTCGGCGTTGACGGCCTGTGCGGCGGCGGCGTTGCTGTCGTTCACGCTGGAGTCGCTCCAGAACTTCCTGCCCGGGCGGGTGCCCTCCAACGTGGACCTCGCGCTCAACATCGCCGGCGCCGCGCTGGGCGCCGCCGTGGCGGTGTCGCTGCAGGCGCTCGGGTGGATGGCCCGCTGGCAGTCGCTGCGCGATCGCTGGTTTCTTCCCCAGGCGCCCGGCGGGCTCGCGCTGCTCTTCGCGTGGCCGGCCGCCCTGCTCTTTCCCGTCCCGCTGCCCCTGGGCGTGGGGCAAGTGCTGGATCGCGCCTACCACGCCTGGCTCGATGCCGTGCAAGACACCCCTTTGCAGGACTTGGTGGTGCTGCCGGTCGATCCGGCCGCGTTCCCGCCTCTGGCGCCGGCCTGGGAACTGGTGGCCGTGACGCTCGGTCTGCTCGCACCGGCCATGCTGGCCTACAGCCTCACGCCGCCCACGTGGCGACGGGGAGTGATCGTGGTGCTGCTGGCGATCGCCGGCTTCGGCGCCACCACCTTGTCCACCGCGCTCAACTTCGGTCCGCACAGCGCGCTCGGCTGGATCACCGACGCGACGCCGCTCGGCTGGGGACTCGGTCTGACCGCCGCCTGGGTGCTCGTCTTCCTGCCGCCGAGGGCGGCCGCAGCGGCGGGGCTCGCGATGTTGCTCGGGCTCCTGGTGCTCGTGAACGCAGCGCCGACGGACCCCTACTACGCGTCGAGTCTGCAAGCGTGGGAACAAGGGCGCTTCATCCGTTTCCACGGCCTGGCGCAATGGCTCGGCTGGCTCTGGCCTTACGCGGCGCTGCTGTACCTGCTGGCAAGACTGCTCGGGCGGGAGGCGGCGCCTAAAATCGCCGGATGA
- a CDS encoding (2Fe-2S) ferredoxin domain-containing protein — protein MSYYQRHIFFCLNQRPNGEACCADRGAQRAFDHCKSRVKAEGLAGPGKVRVNKAGCLDRCAAGPVAVVYPEGVWYTYVDEHDIDEIVERHLKHGEVVERLLVPPHVGR, from the coding sequence ATGAGCTACTACCAGCGGCACATCTTCTTCTGCCTCAATCAGCGGCCGAACGGCGAAGCCTGTTGCGCCGACCGCGGCGCACAGCGGGCCTTCGACCACTGCAAGTCGCGCGTGAAGGCCGAGGGCCTCGCCGGGCCGGGCAAAGTGCGCGTCAACAAGGCCGGCTGCCTGGACCGATGCGCAGCCGGGCCGGTCGCGGTGGTGTACCCCGAAGGCGTTTGGTATACCTACGTGGACGAGCACGACATCGACGAGATCGTCGAGCGCCACCTCAAGCACGGCGAAGTGGTCGAACGCCTCCTCGTGCCGCCGCACGTCGGCCGTTGA